One window from the genome of Gopherus evgoodei ecotype Sinaloan lineage chromosome 2, rGopEvg1_v1.p, whole genome shotgun sequence encodes:
- the LOC115647164 gene encoding heat shock protein 30C-like, with product MFPLRVWQSPRWLRSRAPVSSLLGPGPHSLWDQLVGDVQTHLDEMERMRHSLLLAYPLLCGEAEGSRTPRQSSQTLAEGAGKEPGSQAQGKERYQLSMDVSGFSPAELMVRVDGRKLTVTGKHEKKTESEAGVRSQEYREIRRETLLPEDVNVQAVLCSLSQDGQLCIEAPRLALPPAQGRDIPISVCQGVKAGEGNLPTEGKEPGSSEMETGGESEETSPSDS from the coding sequence ATGTTCCCGCTCCGAGTGTGGCAGTCGCCTCGGTGGCTTCGCAGCAGAGCCCCAGTGTCCAGCCTCCTGGGGCCGGGTCCCCACAGCCTCTGGGACCAGCTGGTGGGGGACGTGCAGACGCACCTGGACGAGATGGAGCGAATGAGACACTCCCTCCTTCTGGCTTATCCCCTTCTCTGCGGGGAGGCCGAGGGGAGCAGGACCCCGAGGCAGAGCAGCCAGACCCTGGCTGagggtgctgggaaggagcccgGGTCCCAGGcgcaggggaaggagaggtacCAGCTCTCCATGGACGTGAGCGGCTTCTCCCCAGCTGAGCTGATGGTGAGAGTGGACGGGAGGAAGCTGACGGTGACGGGGAAGCATGAGAAGAAAACGGAGTCGGAGGCTGGAGTCCGCTCCCAGGAATACAGAGAGATCCGCAGAGAAACTCTCCTGCCGGAAGACGTGAACGTGCAGGCCgtgctctgctccctgtcccaggaTGGGCAGCTCTGCATCGAGGCGCCACGTCTGGCCCTGCCACCGGCACAGGGGAGAGACATTCCCATCAGTGTGTGCCAGGGGGTGAAGGCAGGAGAAGGGAACCTGCCCACGGAGGGAAAGGAGCCGGGGAGCAGCGAGATGGAGACAGGAGGAGAGAGCGAGGAGACCAGCCCCAGTGATTCCTGA